The DNA window aaaaaataatcaaagcGATCGCCTTTCTCTCGAGCAAATCTGCACTGTAGCGCGTGTGCACACGGCCAGTGCATCGATCCATCTCCACTCGTCGTTTGCTCGTAGTTACACTGGGAGTGAGAGTGACGGAGTACGTAGCATGCTAAACTGCCAAGCGTTACTAATAACTGCTAAAGCAAGGCTGCAAGGCCGTGAAGAACACTGTGGTCTTTTTTCCAAATTAGATACTTTACATATATGGAGTTGTTTGAATGCCAAATAGACGTAGGCTGCGTTAGGTATGTTAtctgatataaaaaatatagtaatactTCAATATACCGCTTAGTAGTTCAGAAAGGGAGCCCgtaaaaaacgagagagaaTTTAGGTTAGTTAGAAGGGGGAAAATAACTCGGCTGTAGATTTGTTGCTTCGTAGTTTCCAAACATTTATTAAGATATGACAAATTGCATATATTTGATATCATTGATTGTTCTCTGTTTAAATAGTTACTGTAATGGGATAGTTATGTGGCATATTAAACTTCACATTTATATTTGTGAAATATATgcatcatgaaaaaaataataaatttgattGTATCTATATGTTTACCACGATATACAGTGTGACAACTTATCGTGCCTTGTATGTGCATGATTACTGGTTGAAGAGTTGAAAGGTACTCCTCTGCGTTATTATATAGCTACTGCTAAGAGCTTCCGTAACgcatctatctattatatatataaattatatatataaagtaacatGAAAAGTTTTGAGATTaatcagaaaaaataaaagaaaatccaaTCGGACAGAAAAAATACACGTCAAAAAACAAGTCTTTTGAATAAAGGAAAGATCAGTTCGAATGGATTTAGTTCTCAGCCCGGTGGATAAAGTACTCTGTCGGAAGGTGGTGGTTGTGGGTTCGACGCCTGGAGCACgtccaatttatatataaataaaaaatatggaagatTACAAATTTCTCTTTATAATAACTCTCtgggctagaaaatcttatattaatccaaAAAGATAATTAGATTAGAATGTATTTcagtttacaatttttttacataattgaTATTAGAGAAGATTCTttgtataaatacaatttgtaaACATCTAAATCcgattagaaataaaatttaaaattaaactaataAATACAGTTAATACAAtatccaaattttggattacaaattctaaaataattgatattgagataagtgtccatctataaatataatttggaaaCATCTAGAGTcaatttagaaatacaattttagaattaaaaataaaaaaataatataaaaagagttatgtgtaaatacaatttagtaAGTTTCCatgcaaaaataaacttaaaaaaattaatttcaaattaacaaataaaaattaattattatcaagataagagaCCATACATAAAACAATGCTAGCCGCACATATTGTGCGGGCCACCATGTTAGTTTAAGATATCTCATTACCGTTGAATTAAAACGGAAGTATAAGATTCATCGCTGCAGttgtgaataatatttttcaagttctATAGCTACATTATTGTGACGCTATTCACACAACATTTATTTAACCCTTCGCACGATACTGCAAAGATCCAGATTCCAGACCCACAAAAATTGTGttcgaggaggaagaggtcTGGTTTGCTGGTGAGGCGCCGCTAATGCTGGCCCCGGTGGAGTGGACCGTTGCAGTACTACGATACATACAACGCAGCAAGCGATTCAGCCCGGAAACGGTGGAAACCGGGCATCTCTCCCATGTGCACATGGCGGGCAAAGCTCTTCTTGATCTGCTGTGATCTATCTGCAGCTGTGCGAGCCGTTCCGGCAGCCGTAACACCAGATCTAGCACGTGATCAAACAGTGCGATTTATGGACGGATCCGCGCTCACCTCGCCCCCCGCGACGGACCGAcggtcgctgccgccgcttgATGGGCCAGAGCCTCAGAGTTTAATCAGTAATCAGCTATTCTTGTCTTGTGCAATAATGCGTGCAGAGGCTGTCAAGACTTCAGAGACTCAGCTTCGACTTCAGAGACTCAGCTTCGACTTCACTTGCGTATTGGGTGAAGTGGTTTATTTCAGTATCGGATGGATTACAATGCTAGtatcgtttcatttttttctttggttacAGCGAATGCTGGCTACCTTTTGTCCTGTGACGATCAACATCAACtggcataaaaaaaactgacagGGGTTGCAGTGACCAACGTTtaattgaaacaaaaaacaataCTGACAGGGATGCAGCTTGCAGTTTCACTGCATGGTGAGCACCTCTGTTTATTCCTAAACGTGGATTTCACAGACAAGAAGCAAGCATATTACCGTCTCACCAATTCTGCCACCCTAATAATCGAAGATATCTTCCATACCTGATCCcccaaaaaatacaaatccATGTGGAAGCAGCCCGGCCCAATCATAGAACGAACCCACGCATTGTTGACATCCTGAGAATCATATAAGCAGGTCGGGTTTGTCCGTCAGAGCTCGAAGATCACATCAAGCTGACAGCGCGACCAGCTACCAACCAACCGGGGGCGAGAGAAATGGACAGGCCCGCTGCCTGCCTGCGCGCACCTGCTCCTCTTTGCGTCGGGGCCACAGCCAACCCGGCCCcgatgcacacacacacacttctCCGCTCCGCATCGCCATCGCGAGGTGGGGGACCGACCGCGGGCGAGCGATGCTGTCGATGGCACGGAATGTAGAGACATCGCActgatgctgctgcttgtgGCTCGTGAATGAGTGCGTGCGTGCCGTGCCCCGGAATCAGGATCATCGTTGTGCTTTGTCAGGTCTAACCTAACGGCTGGCAGACTGTGCCCCCACTGCATTTGCTTTTCTTGTTAGCGAAATCACTGCACTTGATGACCCTCCTGGTAACCCCATCCCTCCCTCATCACCAGTAATTATCATGACCAGGAACACCAAAAACGCACGCTGTCGTGCCCGGGGAAAAAAGTCCACCCGATTTAAACGAGCTTTGCCGTATCGTTTTGGGCTGAAAGCGTCATTAGCATGAGCCAAATGGCCGGACATGAGAGAAAGGGGAgggtgaaaaaaaagggatCTTTTTTAGGAGGGAAGGAATACTTTCCCTTCCGTTGGAGCAAAGCGGGttaaaaaaggagggaggcaGGTAGGCCGTAGGGGAGGAGAGAGTCGAGCGGGCGGAGCGCGAGAGGCGTCCATTGCCGGAGACGGGATGGGTTTGGGAAGTTATGGTTATAAAAAGTAACGGAGCGCGACGCGGGTAGAAACCGTGGAGGCAAGGCCGCGGGCTCTGCATCCTCCTCGTCTTCGGCTTCGTCTTCCCCCCGTCAACCCATCCCACGCCGCCGACGTTGCGGCGGGTGATTGTTCCATTCGTCGCCTCCTTGCCCCGGCCCGGGCTCCCCTCGCGCCGCTGCGGGGGCTGAGGGGAAGACGAGGGGGGAGGGAAGCAGTCACGCGACCACCACgtgggggggaggaggaggaggaggagggggcgagACCACCCACCGCCACCCTATGCGCCTTGCCCTCCTGGTAAGGTATGGTATCTATCTCTTCTCTGTTCTGTTTCATTCCATTGCCCCCCATCTTTCTCGTGCTTTCTCCCGCCTGTACTACTCTGCGTGCCTAGCTTGCTCCTTTGCTTCGTTGCGGCGCGGTGGATCTGTGCCTCCAGCCGCCGGATCTGGGTGCCTCCCGGGCGTTCGGCCCAATGCAAGTTTGTGTGTAAGTTTGTGCTGTAGCGGCGATTATTATTGCGTGCTGCTTTGGTCCTGTGGGTCTTGCTGCTGTTGGGTCTTCGGATCTGTTCTTATTTTTTTGCCACCAATTTGGATTATATGGCAAAAAGAAGACGTTTTGTCTCAACAGATTGAAAAggtctcctttttccttcccaTGGAAGGTTGAAATCTGTGCCTCGGGGGATTTTAGCTTTGTAATTTGTGATTACTCTAGCAATGCAGATTGTTTCCCATCATGTTCCAACCCAAGCCAATCCTTCTAAGTTACCGAGGTGTCTGTGACAACTATGATTTTGCTGTCTTGCCACACACGATCCTTCATTTCTTTGTCACTAATTGGATAGCCGTGAAACTTTCAATTTTACACACTTCTTAGGGGTATCGGATGACTATTCCATGTCGACTCTTTATTGTAACTGATTGAATAGTAACATCGGTGTCAATATTTTGTCAAtgttgagctccagcagcaaCGCTCTGCCTTGATAGCAATGTTACCTGtatgtttctttaaaaaaaaaatctaggagCAAGTACAAATATGATTGGAACCAAGAAGGCAATTCCTCATTTTGCACATCAGTTTTGGTGCTTGTATCATGTGGCCTACATCATTATTCACAAGGAAGAGAAAGCTGTATCACTATAAGTACTTCAAGCAGTTTGTTCACTATAAACCCAGTCATATTTCAGTATGGTAAAATAATTACTATTTGCAACAAATGAACATCTTGCGAGGTTTCTGTTGGTTTTGATTGAGATCACCAGGCATACTTTGTGATGCGGATGTTCGTGAATTGATTCCCTTTAGTTACATATACCTTATAATTTGAACCATGTGCACTGAAGTAATGATTTTAGACTATGTTATATGTTTCTGACTTAAAACTGTTATATTAGATTGGACCAGCCGTGATTTGGGGAGCTTAAAGTGTTGATCAGAGACATGGAAAAAGTGATCTTCCGGGCATATCTTCTTCAATGCAAGCCTTTTCTTTCAAAAGGAACTCTTGATTGGTGTGTTTTAGCTCGTGGGAACACCCACCACTTCCCTCTGCTGAACTACACATAGTGCGTTTATGCTCCTCTATGCTCGAAACATTTGGCTGATCCAATCTTTGCCTGAAGCCATATTTCAGTCTGTGCCAAACATCTACATGTAATGCACCTACTTTTAACTTGTTTTTCCTTCATTTATGGGGCATATGGACTAATTTAGCTCACTGGCATCTTCTTATTCTACCAGCACGCCATCTCTAAAGAAGTGTCCTTTTGAAGTCAAGTTCCAAGTAGTAGATGCTGATCATATAATCTGGGTATGCCCCTTTCTACTGTTCATTGCTGCATATTTTGGCATTTAGAGAAATGAATTCCTGCCACTTGAAATGGTAAATAACTCCCCCTCCCTTATTTTGCAGGGTTAACATCTTTGCTCATTGTGTCTGTCATCTGTTGCTCCCTAGGTAGTTGCCGCTTGTTGAGCATTGAGGTCAGGGTTCACCCTTGCTATAGTACGCATCTTTATGCCATGGTTGCTGCCTGATCTTCTGAGTCAACCAAGATCCAAGAAAACGCAAGGTGCTGGGGCTACTGTTCAATTGACTGATTGCATATCTATTCTTGTTCATCAATAAACAAGATATTAGTGAAGTGTCAAACACCTGTCTTTGGATTTGGTTGTTCAATAGGAAAAAGGCTAGCATAAGGCTGACATTTACCGGCATAATGGACAGGTAACTTTCATAtcgattaattattttcaggCCGCCTTTTTCTTAGTAAGTGTCTTGCTTTTGCAGATTCAAAATGATTAAGGAAGTTGGTGATGGGACTTTTGGGAGTGTCTGGCGtgctataaataaacaaaatggtgaagttgtatGTATCTGATCTATAGGAAGATAAATGCATTTATACTTTTGGTAAAATATTCCCAATGAAATAAAGAACTGATTGTAAACAAATCTGCATTGATCTATAGGTCGCAGTTAAGAAAATGAAGAGGAAATACTATTCTTTTGAGGAATGCATGAGTCTGCGTGAAGTAAAGGTATGTTAACTGAAATTTGTACTCTCTGTTCTCCTTCCTGCTATGATTGATCCTTCAACTGATATTTCTCCTTTATTGAAGTCTCTGCGGCGCATGAATCACCCTAACATCGTGAAGCTCAAGGAGGTTATAAGggaaaatgatatattatactTCATAATGGAATACATGGTACTTAAGGATGTCATATGCCACAAAAGTTCAAGTAGCTCCATGTCCTGCTTTTGTTAAATACTGTCCCATGTTCTTCCAGGAGTGCAATCTCTACCAACTTATGAAGGATAGAGTCAAACCTTTCTCAGAGGCAGAAGTTCGGAATTGGTGCTTTCAGATTTTTCAGGCTCTTGCTTACATGCACCAGAGAGGTTACTTTCATCGTGACCTGAAACCTGGTATGCTCTCTTTTTAGTCATCCATCTCCAGCCTATTCTTCTGTGGCAACCAAATTATGAAACACATGGATGGGTCTTAAATCAGATTTAGTTGTCCTGAATGAGAAATTTCACTATTTGCTAGTATCCAATATGGAggtcttttggtttttgccATCCAACTCACAATTTGCCACTGGGAtatgaatttctttgttttgtgtCACTCCGTCTATTCGACCTTACCGTCCATCAGCCATATGTCTGTTGCCACCGTGCGTTGTTGGGCTCCGCTGATGTCACCGAGCTGAGCACTGAAATTGCCAACTGCATCCGTGCTATTGCCAGGTAGGCGAGTAGCACATGTGCACCGCATATGTCTTGGTGATGAGGATGATGGAGAGCGAGAATGACAGGGTGGCGAGGATGAGTAGATGTATTGCAACCGGTGGTGAGGAGGAAACAACAGGTGCGACATAAGCGGGAACCCAGCCGCAACAAATATCCATCTCAGGCGCCTGGAGAGTGCAGGCAGTAGGAGGGCCACCACTTGCTGGGGGAGCCGAGCCAACAGTAGGATTGCGATACGAGCATGGCAGCAGAGAATGGGAGTGTGAGAAGCGCTTGTGGCGGGTGCTGCCAGGTGATGGTGGCTAAAAGAGGTGTATGCTTGTGCACCGTCAATGGTGGCGGCATTGGGTGAGCGGCGTCTGTGGGCAAATGATGTGAGGGACAGAGTGATATCGAACGTACGGAGTGGCATGGAACAAATAAATTCGTATCCCCACTTCCCCAGTGGCCAATGGCGAAAGGTGCACGGATTGGGTAGCAAAAACTGAACGACCTGCTTATATGGTGGCAAATAGGGAATTTCTCGTCCTGAATCAAAGTATTGTGAGTTGAGAATTTGAGACGCTTTGAagcctttgtttttatcaCTGCTTTGCAAACTGACTGAGATATATATCCTTTCATGTGGATTGTATTATGGTTATAGCTATGTCACTAATGGCTGTATTAATGCAGAAAATTTGTTGGTCAGCAAAGATGTCATAAAACTGGCGGACTTTGGTCTTGCGAGGGAAGTTTCATCTGTGCCACCATACACAGAATATGTGTCAACACGTTGGTTAGTACCACTCTATCCTCAATCACACATGAAATCAGATCCCTTTTCTTTGTTGATGTTGATCCACATGCGTTTGGACATCTCAGGTACCGAGCACCTGAAGTATTGCTCCAGTCATCTGTCTATGATTCTGCAGTTGGTAAAGATTCTACTTTGTATTTTGGTATATGCATATGATATATGCATATCTACTTTGTATTTTGGTACACATAGAAGTCATCATCGGATGATCCCATTTTTTCCTACTTGCAGATatgtgggctatgggtgccaTAATGGCTGAGTTGTTGACACTTCATCCTCTTTTTCCTGGCACAAGGTAATATGCATATATcatatgtgtgtatatgcaCTGTTATCATGATTTGTAGTCACATATctcatacatatgtatatgcactattattatgatttgtaGTCACATCTCTGTGTTTGCCACACATTTTGGACATATGTCGTTCTGTCTGGTAttatatttcttctttttggtGGTGCCATATTTTCTCACGTTTGTTCTCTtatctaaattatttagtgAGGCTGACGAGATTCTGAGGATTTGCAATGTTATCGGTAGCCCAGATGAACAATCGTGGGCTCAAGGATTGTCTCTTGCTGAAACCATGAAGTATCAGTTCCCTCAGGTCAGTATTCATCTTTCCTCTTTTCCCATTGCCTGTATAAGTTTTTCTTGAATACACATGCTCTGCAATTTTTAACCCCTTGTAATGTTGTGATGAATATTGTCCTAGTGCCTCCCTATCTCTAGACAACGGTGGAATTATATCACTTCGCATGCCTTACATTCTTCTCCATTGTCACCTTCTCCTTGCATGCTACCATGGGTTTATTAGTGTTACCATCTTATTATAACATGATTCATGAGTTTGCCATCGTTTGCCGATGATCTTGTGCATTTTGAATGCACATAAATAATGgattaaaacttaaaataatcTCATCCAGATCTTATCGATGCAGGTCAGAGGCAATCAACTGGCAGAGGTAATGACATCAGTCAGTAGTGAGGCAATTGACCTGATTTCAGTAAGTTATACAGTTCTGTTGTACTCGATGTCCTACTTTAAAATCATTGGattatttgattatattttttactcccGACATCTGCAGTCTCTGTGCTCATGGGATCCTTGCAAGAGACCAAAGGCTGCAGAAGTTCTCCAGCATACCTTCTTTCAGGTAAGGTTACTATTCCAACTCCATTGCTGTTGTCTGTACCTCTATTGCAGAagataatcaaatttattCCTGCCATCCATTAGGGTTGTACGTTTGTTCCACCTACTGTCCGGCCAAAAGCTGGGGGGCTCCCTAAAACGCCTCCATGTGGTTAGTTTCCACACTACTTTTCCTCACAGCCTTTGAAGTTCCTGGTACTCTTGTTATATCTATCGATCTATTTGTTTCAGTTGGTGTAAAGGGAGTTTCAGAGCATGGCATTGCTCGAAGATACTCTACAGGAACTCTATCAACAACCAAAGCTCTTAGCGCTGCATCTTTGAAATCAAATGCCTTGTCCAAGACcggtaatatatattaatcatttCATTAATTGCTCATAATTAGCTTGCATTGTAGTCTATATTTCAATTCTTTCCACCTTTCAGGTGTACAAAGAAAACTTCAAATGGATCGTCAAGCGCCACAGAAGAGTAAAAAACCTACTGAGATTAATAATAGACTAACCACTAATCGAGTACCAGCAAAGAATAGCCCAGGCAAGTTTGCATACAGAGTTgcttaatttaatatttacatCGATTTGGGGTTGACttcaaatataacatattttgttGCAATTATAGGTCACCCTGTATTAAGGCATTCACGAAGTTTACCTGACACTGGTCGAGCAGCGCACAAGGTTTCAACTATTACGGACAGATTATCGAATCTGTCTGTAACCTCTCGAACGCGTACTACTCCCAAGCCCTCTGCCCCGTTATTGAAAGCTGGGCTTGGCAAGTCTGACTTCCTTGGAAAATCAGATGAAATCCCACCTGCAAAGAGGTTGACAAGAAAATTGGTCAGCTAAAGGTGGGAGATACCCATACAGTTAACTGAAGATGCAGAGGTGTTAAAGGCTACAGAGCAAAATTCCGGTCCGCTGATAATGAAAGCACTGCCGGAATGTTTGCTTGTGATGGCTGCGGATTTCTCTCCCAAATTTGCTGCATCCAAGTGCCAAATAAGTTGCAAAATGGCTTTAATAGTGTGGTCGAGCGTGCTGATCCTTATGGATCTACTTTTGCCCCAAGTTTGTTCCATGTTTTGAATAGAACATGAGTGTGATATATGGATTTGAATTGTTGTCATCCAGTGTTCACTCGCatcatttgtatttcaacCAGTGACCTGTTCATATGCAGTCTGACAAATGATAGGCCCACGAGCGGGAGgatgtttgacttttgctTGTACAGTTTTTGAGCTTTTGGGTGGCAGTCCAGTAGTCTTTTGTCGGTTCCTGGCAAATGTTGCTCCTCGATCCTATATTATATGAGATTTTGACTATTCGcttgtaatttttaatcattcgtcttatttaaaaaattagtgtaaatataaaattttataagtaatacttaaactacttttaataataaacaaaataataaataatatttttaaattttttgaataaaataagtaatcaaatattactaacaaaatgtcaaaatcttatattatatgggacgaagggagtacaaTGGTAATCTGATTTTTGACTTCACCTGGGGCTTCTTAAACATTTGTTTCAAGATGATGTATCATCTTTCGTGTACCCTAACGTTCCAATTTTGAGTGCTGGAAACCAGACAATATTGTCAGCTAGTATAATTTGAACTGGTGCACTCAACAAGCAATACATGCCATATCATTCTGCCGTCGAAGAGCACATGAAACCATGTTAAAACAAACGAATTGAACCAACGCCCTGTTCATCAAAGGTACAAACCGAAAGAGACCAAAGTGGTCAGTCAACAAGAGGAGCAGCCTGACTTCATGAGCCTGCTGCTTCTCAGACCACCCCCCATTCCTCCTATGTTCATCACTATCACACTCTTAACCTAGTATTCCTCCCGGCGGCGTTAGCTTCTGTTGTTGTCACACTGTCACACGACGACAGCGGGTGTCGCGTTAGCTCACAGATACTGCGCGTGTATCCGGTCTCGGTGCTGCTCCCACCACACCTTGGCCCGCTCCTCGCCAAACCTCTCGCGGCTGCAACGACACACACAGACAAacgtgtcaaaaaaaaatgaaaaaaaatcacacgcGATCACGAGAGGAATCCAGCGTGGTGGTGTAACGCGGTGCGTGCCTGAACCGGACGCGGCGGAGCTCGCGGGTGCCGTCGCCGAACTCGCGGATGGTGATGGACACCCCAGGCTCGTCCTGCTCCACCCACTCCGTCGCCTCCAGGTCGCTCGCGTTGCTGACGGACACGGAGGCCTCGTCCCGGGACGACGTCGTGCCGCGCGACGGATCgtacggcgccgccggcggcccggCTGCGGAGTTGAGGAGGTTGAAGTGGTGCGCCCACACGTGGTCGGACGGGTCCGGCACGGCCGTGGACGGATAGAACGGCGGCCGAGccgccgaggacgacgacaCCGCCTTGTTCGACGCCGTCCGGGTGATCGGGTGCTCCCTGCCAGCCGACGACGGCTGCGGCGgcatcatcgtcgtcgccgggctCTCCCTCGTCGAGCCGATGCGGGAATAGAACGAATCTCTCTGCACAATACGTCACGAACCAGGCGATCAGATCAGTAACGAAAATGCGCACGCGCGTTCAGAGCTCCGGCGTCTCGGTGAACAGGAGGCTGACCTGCATGGCTTCATCgacggaggacgtcggcgtaGAGAGGCCCTGCTGCCGGCTGAACGTCTGTACGTTGTACAGCTCCACCACGCGGTCGTAGTTCTCCCCCCACCACCGCTGCGCCTCCCACTTGTTGAACATCTCCCGGCTGCACGCATGCATCGCGTAATTCGTTAGCTCATCCATCACTCGCGCGCCACTTGCTCGACGAAATGACCTCTTGATTGGTCGGTCGATATGGAACCTGAATCGGATGCGCTTCAGGTCGTTGCCGGCGCCACCGGGGATGGAGACGAAGGTGATCTGCACGCCGGGCTCCACCTGCGCCGTCCACTCCCTCGGCACGCGGTCCTCCTCCAGGACGACGGTCTCCtcgtcatcgtcatcatcgtcgtcgtcgtcgtcttcttcctccccgaTGCTCGGTATCCCGCTCGCTCTCGGGCTCCTGATCACGCGCGGCTGGAAGCTTCGGTGGTTCACTTTGGGCGGCAAGTCCcacgtcgacggcgccgctcgcgcgccgccggcgatcgtcgtcgtcctcatGTAAGTGTAGGCATCACCGGCCCCGTCCGACGTGAAGCCCGACTCGTCGATGATGCCAGGGTACGCGGCGAGGCGGCTAGAGCGGTGGAAGCGGCTGCTCCTCAACGACGGGCTCCCGCCGGACTTGTACTGATGCTTGCCGCTGCCGGAAAACTTGAGCACCATGTCCTTCAACTGAAAAGCACATGAAATTATTTGTGCACATTAGCAAATTTTCCCTTAACCAGATTATCAATATGAAACGCATGAAATTGTGGTTTTTGATTTAACTAACTTGAGCATTCCTTGCTCAATTTATCTGCCGGTTAATACGGGTATATCCAGGGAAAAAATCTTCCAGCGGAAGTAGAGTGCAACAAATCTAATGATTTGACACATTCTTTGTTTTCAATTTGTCTGCGTGGATATTCATGAGTATGACACCAGAGATCATCTAAGTCAATAACAGTAAAACATGATGTTAAGTACTCAAATCTCAGTATGTGCAGGgtcaaaagaaaatcaaattctCCTAGAGCGCCAGAACCATTTTGTAATCCGTCATTGTCTTTCCAGCACAGAAACTGCGTGAATTTCGTTCGGggcatcaccattcaccactAACGCACACGCCTCAGCAATCAAATCCTACGCGACAGCTCGGGTCTCTCAAGTAAAGTGCCAATGATAACCACGGCAGGTTAATGATCATCGATCGATTCCATCCCGATGATTAGGGCTAACAAAAGC is part of the Oryza brachyantha chromosome 2, ObraRS2, whole genome shotgun sequence genome and encodes:
- the LOC102705881 gene encoding protein Brevis radix-like 2 → MLACIACSTKDGGEGSHRSAASTPNAGKSLTSQLKDMVLKFSGSGKHQYKSGGSPSLRSSRFHRSSRLAAYPGIIDESGFTSDGAGDAYTYMRTTTIAGGARAAPSTWDLPPKVNHRSFQPRVIRSPRASGIPSIGEEEDDDDDDDDDDEETVVLEEDRVPREWTAQVEPGVQITFVSIPGGAGNDLKRIRFSREMFNKWEAQRWWGENYDRVVELYNVQTFSRQQGLSTPTSSVDEAMQRDSFYSRIGSTRESPATTMMPPQPSSAGREHPITRTASNKAVSSSSAARPPFYPSTAVPDPSDHVWAHHFNLLNSAAGPPAAPYDPSRGTTSSRDEASVSVSNASDLEATEWVEQDEPGVSITIREFGDGTRELRRVRFSRERFGEERAKVWWEQHRDRIHAQYL
- the LOC102705406 gene encoding cyclin-dependent kinase F-4, translating into MDRFKMIKEVGDGTFGSVWRAINKQNGEVVAVKKMKRKYYSFEECMSLREVKSLRRMNHPNIVKLKEVIRENDILYFIMEYMECNLYQLMKDRVKPFSEAEVRNWCFQIFQALAYMHQRGYFHRDLKPENLLVSKDVIKLADFGLAREVSSVPPYTEYVSTRWYRAPEVLLQSSVYDSAVDMWAMGAIMAELLTLHPLFPGTSEADEILRICNVIGSPDEQSWAQGLSLAETMKYQFPQVRGNQLAEVMTSVSSEAIDLISSLCSWDPCKRPKAAEVLQHTFFQGCTFVPPTVRPKAGGLPKTPPCVGVKGVSEHGIARRYSTGTLSTTKALSAASLKSNALSKTGVQRKLQMDRQAPQKSKKPTEINNRLTTNRVPAKNSPGHPVLRHSRSLPDTGRAAHKVSTITDRLSNLSVTSRTRTTPKPSAPLLKAGLGKSDFLGKSDEIPPAKRLTRKLVS